In the genome of Streptosporangiales bacterium, the window GACCGCGCGCTCGGGGACGCCGTCGAGCGGTTCGGCGCCGACGGCACGCTGATCGGGCTGGGCACCGTGACCACCCAGGAGCAGGCGACGTCCGCGGTACGCCTCGGCGCCGCGTTCCTCGTCTCGCCCTACACCGCCCCCGCCGTACGCGCAGTCGCCGCAGACGCGCACCTGCCGTTCCTCGAGGGCGCGTTCACCCCGAGCGAGCTCGCCTCGGCTGCGGCACACGGTCCGGTCAAGCTGTTCCCCGCACACGTGGGCGGGCCCACCTACCTGAAGTCCGTCCTGACGATCCTCCCGGCCGGCACGGCCGTGATCCCGACCGGCGGTATCGGGCTCGCCGACGTCGACGCC includes:
- a CDS encoding aldolase encodes the protein MTDFLSLARTQRLVPVLRADDPAAAVTRVAELVAAGCRVIELTTTVPGWDRALGDAVERFGADGTLIGLGTVTTQEQATSAVRLGAAFLVSPYTAPAVRAVAADAHLPFLEGAFTPSELASAAAHGPVKLFPAHVGGPTYLKSVLTILPAGTAVIPTGGIGLADVDAYLRAGAVAVGVGSVLPTDRDALEELFAARFADADG